The following coding sequences are from one Campylobacter sp. RM16187 window:
- the lysS gene encoding lysine--tRNA ligase — protein MFENQLEIQRLQTADELRQIGISPYPHFLRRDMDISKFRLKFSHIKDTESKNAEGQFVSLAGRIKLIRDAGKAIFANIEDEDGNLQIYFSNKTLDEEWFKVVKKKIEVGDIIFVRGYAFITRTGEFSMHVSELKLASKAICPLPEKYHGLVDIETRYRQRYLDMIMNPDVRNDFKKRSIIISTIRRFFEDKGFLEVETPMMHPIPGGANAKPFVTFHNSLGVDRYLRIAPELYLKRLIVGGFEAVYEMNRNFRNEGMDLTHNPEFTSIEFYWAYHTYHDLMGLTEELFGVLFDKLDMEKIVEYDGLKIDFSRPFTRINYKKAIIEIGRISPDIVEDKYKILAKLREDGFEANEKLSLGHLQAELFDNYVEARLINPTFVMDFPIEISPLSRRSDSNPNVAERFELFIAGREIANGFNELNDPIDQYNRFASQIEAKDAGDDEAHEMDEDYVKALGYAMPPTAGQGIGIDRLVMLLTNKKSIRDVVLFPAMRPLKTEIKEN, from the coding sequence ATATTTGAAAACCAATTGGAAATTCAAAGGCTACAAACTGCCGACGAACTAAGGCAAATAGGGATAAGTCCGTATCCTCATTTTTTAAGACGTGATATGGATATCTCAAAATTTAGATTAAAATTTTCTCATATAAAAGATACTGAAAGCAAGAATGCCGAGGGTCAATTTGTTAGCTTGGCCGGACGCATAAAGCTGATACGAGACGCTGGTAAGGCTATATTTGCCAATATTGAAGATGAAGATGGAAATTTACAAATTTATTTTAGCAATAAAACTCTTGACGAAGAGTGGTTTAAGGTAGTTAAAAAAAAGATAGAGGTCGGAGATATAATCTTTGTAAGAGGATATGCGTTTATAACTAGAACCGGTGAGTTCTCTATGCATGTAAGCGAGCTAAAGCTAGCATCTAAAGCAATCTGTCCTCTTCCTGAAAAGTATCACGGATTAGTTGATATAGAGACTAGATATCGCCAAAGATACCTTGATATGATTATGAATCCCGATGTTAGAAATGATTTTAAAAAGCGTTCCATAATTATCAGCACCATTAGAAGATTTTTTGAAGATAAAGGGTTTTTGGAGGTCGAAACTCCTATGATGCACCCGATTCCAGGCGGTGCTAATGCAAAGCCTTTCGTGACCTTTCATAACTCTTTAGGTGTAGATAGATATCTTAGAATTGCACCAGAACTTTATTTAAAACGTCTGATAGTAGGTGGTTTTGAAGCTGTATATGAGATGAACAGAAACTTTAGAAACGAAGGCATGGATCTTACGCACAATCCTGAGTTTACAAGTATTGAATTTTACTGGGCATATCATACATATCATGATTTAATGGGACTAACAGAAGAGCTTTTCGGTGTTCTTTTTGATAAGCTTGATATGGAAAAAATTGTAGAGTATGATGGGTTAAAAATTGATTTTTCAAGACCTTTTACGAGAATAAATTACAAAAAGGCTATTATTGAGATAGGTAGGATTTCTCCTGATATTGTAGAAGATAAGTATAAAATTTTGGCTAAATTAAGAGAGGATGGATTTGAGGCTAATGAAAAGCTTAGCTTAGGGCATCTTCAAGCTGAGCTTTTTGACAACTATGTAGAAGCAAGACTAATAAATCCTACTTTTGTTATGGATTTTCCTATAGAAATAAGTCCTCTATCAAGAAGAAGCGATAGTAATCCAAATGTTGCGGAGAGATTTGAGCTATTTATAGCAGGACGTGAGATAGCTAATGGATTTAACGAGTTAAATGATCCTATAGATCAATACAATCGCTTTGCTTCTCAAATTGAAGCAAAAGATGCCGGAGACGACGAGGCTCACGAGATGGATGAGGATTATGTAAAGGCTCTTGGATATGCTATGCCTCCAACAGCTGGACAGGGTATCGGTATAGATAGGCTTGTGATGCTTCTTACTAATAAAAAATCGATTAGAGATGTAGTATTATTCCCTGCTATGAGGCCACTTAAAACAGAAATTAAGGAGAATTAA
- a CDS encoding serine hydroxymethyltransferase, translated as MSLKDFDKAIFDLTELELKRQCNHLEMIASENFTYPEVMEVMGSILTNKYAEGYPGKRYYGGCEFVDRIEQIAIDRCKELFGCEFANVQPNSGSQANQGVYGALLNPGDKILGMDLSHGGHLTHGSKVSSSGKMYESFFYGVELDGRINYDRVLDIAKIVKPKLIVCGASAYTREIEFKKFRDIADEVGAILFADVAHIAGLVVAGEHQNPFPHCDVVSSTTHKTLRGPRGGIIMTNNEEYAKKINSSIFPGIQGGPLVHVIAGKAVGFKHNLSPEWKVYAKQVKVNAKKLAEVLLSRGYDLVSGGTDNHLILMSFLNKEFSGKDADIALGNAGITVNKNTVPGETRSPFVTSGIRVGSPALTARGMKEAEFEIIANKIADVLDDINNASVQAKIKAELKELASKFIIYDRATF; from the coding sequence ATGAGTTTAAAAGATTTTGATAAAGCTATATTTGACCTGACCGAGCTTGAGCTTAAAAGACAGTGCAATCACCTTGAGATGATCGCTAGTGAGAATTTTACTTATCCTGAAGTAATGGAAGTAATGGGCTCTATTCTTACAAACAAATATGCAGAAGGATATCCTGGTAAGCGCTACTACGGTGGTTGTGAATTTGTCGATCGGATCGAACAAATCGCAATAGATAGATGCAAAGAGCTTTTTGGTTGCGAGTTTGCAAACGTTCAGCCTAATTCCGGCTCACAGGCGAATCAGGGGGTATACGGTGCACTTTTAAATCCCGGAGATAAAATTTTAGGTATGGATCTAAGTCATGGAGGACACTTAACTCATGGCTCTAAGGTAAGTAGCTCAGGCAAGATGTATGAGAGCTTTTTTTATGGTGTTGAACTTGATGGACGTATAAACTATGATAGGGTTTTAGATATTGCTAAAATAGTGAAGCCAAAATTGATAGTATGCGGTGCTAGTGCTTATACAAGAGAGATTGAGTTTAAAAAATTTAGAGATATAGCCGATGAGGTTGGTGCGATACTGTTCGCAGATGTAGCTCATATCGCAGGTCTTGTGGTTGCCGGCGAGCATCAAAATCCATTCCCGCATTGTGATGTCGTAAGTTCTACTACGCACAAGACTCTTCGTGGCCCAAGAGGTGGAATTATTATGACAAATAATGAGGAGTATGCCAAGAAAATAAACTCTTCTATATTCCCAGGAATTCAAGGCGGTCCATTGGTTCATGTGATAGCTGGTAAGGCTGTTGGCTTTAAACATAATCTATCGCCAGAATGGAAAGTTTATGCAAAACAGGTTAAGGTTAATGCTAAAAAACTAGCAGAAGTATTGCTCTCTAGGGGATATGACCTAGTAAGTGGCGGAACTGATAATCACCTTATTTTGATGAGCTTTTTGAATAAGGAATTTAGTGGAAAAGACGCAGATATAGCTCTTGGAAATGCTGGAATTACAGTAAATAAAAATACTGTTCCTGGCGAGACAAGGAGTCCTTTTGTAACAAGCGGTATACGCGTAGGAAGCCCTGCGTTAACAGCGCGCGGTATGAAAGAGGCCGAATTTGAGATAATTGCTAATAAAATCGCGGATGTACTGGATGATATTAATAATGCATCCGTTCAAGCTAAAATAAAAGCCGAGTTAAAAGAACTTGCGAGCAAATTTATAATTTATGATAGAGCGACATTTTAA
- a CDS encoding DUF1882 domain-containing protein: MQSIDTALIKMITNHYYIKRDSIVNKIEYKGRVFFNKFERVDEPLNYKVIKDHAEGKIVVAHSLISATDKVENIVFDYNGRMPDRFWHRAQLLLREEGYINFTAYETKTPGHLHLYIHKGHTTLNEGYQLANKLSLLLSQRLVKEWRVFPTLDLPREFNILTLPYKVYQKERGASWSKHM, encoded by the coding sequence ATGCAAAGCATTGACACCGCTCTTATTAAGATGATTACTAATCATTACTATATAAAGCGCGATAGTATAGTAAATAAGATTGAGTATAAAGGCAGAGTGTTTTTCAATAAATTTGAAAGAGTTGACGAGCCTTTAAACTATAAAGTTATAAAAGATCATGCCGAAGGCAAGATAGTGGTCGCTCACTCTTTAATAAGTGCAACTGATAAAGTTGAAAATATTGTATTTGATTATAATGGCAGGATGCCAGATAGGTTTTGGCATAGGGCACAATTATTGCTTAGGGAAGAGGGATATATAAATTTTACAGCTTATGAGACTAAGACGCCAGGGCATCTGCATCTTTATATTCATAAAGGGCATACGACATTAAATGAGGGATACCAGCTGGCCAATAAACTCTCTTTGTTACTCTCTCAGCGTTTGGTTAAGGAGTGGAGAGTGTTTCCTACTCTTGATCTTCCAAGAGAGTTTAATATACTTACTTTGCCTTATAAGGTCTATCAAAAAGAGCGCGGGGCATCGTGGTCAAAGCATATGTAA
- a CDS encoding SPOR domain-containing protein, which translates to MEYNELRDIMLEKEEDKKGRSFKKILILIAAFTILFLTVLIVMKILNTSDSGNQISQPDSRLILPPEPDTTKQTLPQTIAKDEAQNTAEKDIQPNTQSNSVSDSQKNDSLFQQVPIIPENKGQESFEDMVKTLKEKEVKKQEQAMTQNKSVTPPAPAENVATSKDGEKTKVETKQIESKKNEQKVTVVKPKEDKKTSQPPKESIKKDTQVSNVKSQGLARGSYVQVFAVKKFNENVSEIKKIKANGYTYKLYEADIKGGKVIKVLIGPFSGSQLSTELANIRKNIASGAFIVNIK; encoded by the coding sequence ATGGAATACAATGAATTAAGAGATATCATGCTGGAAAAAGAAGAGGATAAAAAAGGTAGAAGTTTTAAGAAAATTCTTATACTAATTGCCGCATTTACTATTTTGTTTTTAACTGTTTTGATAGTTATGAAAATTTTAAATACTAGTGATAGTGGAAATCAAATTTCTCAACCTGACTCCAGACTTATTCTTCCGCCTGAGCCAGATACAACCAAACAAACTCTTCCTCAGACGATCGCCAAAGATGAGGCGCAAAATACCGCCGAGAAAGATATTCAACCAAATACTCAGTCAAATTCCGTCTCGGATAGCCAGAAGAATGATAGCCTATTTCAGCAGGTGCCTATAATACCTGAAAACAAAGGGCAAGAGAGCTTTGAGGATATGGTAAAAACACTCAAGGAAAAAGAGGTAAAAAAACAAGAACAAGCTATGACTCAAAATAAATCAGTTACTCCTCCTGCTCCAGCAGAAAATGTAGCCACTTCAAAGGACGGAGAGAAGACAAAAGTAGAAACTAAGCAGATAGAGTCAAAGAAGAATGAGCAAAAAGTAACAGTAGTAAAACCAAAAGAAGATAAAAAAACTTCCCAGCCTCCTAAAGAGAGCATAAAAAAGGATACCCAAGTCTCTAATGTAAAATCTCAAGGCCTTGCAAGAGGAAGCTATGTGCAAGTTTTTGCGGTGAAAAAATTCAATGAAAATGTATCTGAAATTAAAAAAATAAAGGCAAATGGATATACGTATAAGCTCTATGAGGCAGATATTAAAGGTGGAAAGGTTATAAAGGTTCTAATAGGACCATTTAGTGGCTCGCAGCTATCAACAGAGCTTGCAAATATAAGGAAAAATATCGCAAGCGGTGCATTTATAGTCAATATTAAATAA
- a CDS encoding shikimate dehydrogenase, with product MRVFAVFGNPIKHSISPRLHNLALQRMGLNGFYTRVLLEDGNSLVAKFKSLKLSGANITIPHKEIVLNQCDAVEEKALKIGSINTIVLKNDQIYGYNTDAPGFMRSIEKFGSIKTALVLGAGGTARAIAHALKNSGANVTILNRSKSRLENFSEFKNFTWDTFAGSEFQLVVNTTSAGLNDDSLPAPIEILEPIFKRAKFAFDVIYNKPTSFLNMAIANGIICKNGSDMLLHQAVLALNLFYSNSLDEKVIEKHMREAFNL from the coding sequence ATGCGGGTTTTTGCAGTTTTTGGAAATCCGATAAAGCACTCGATCTCTCCAAGGCTTCATAATCTAGCCTTGCAGAGAATGGGTCTTAACGGATTTTATACTAGGGTTTTGCTTGAAGACGGCAATAGTTTGGTTGCTAAATTTAAAAGTCTTAAATTAAGTGGTGCAAACATCACGATTCCTCATAAAGAGATAGTTTTAAATCAATGCGATGCGGTAGAAGAAAAAGCTCTAAAAATAGGCTCCATTAATACCATTGTGCTTAAAAACGATCAAATTTACGGATACAATACCGATGCTCCCGGATTTATGCGCTCTATTGAAAAATTTGGTAGCATTAAAACCGCTCTTGTCTTGGGTGCAGGAGGAACAGCAAGAGCCATAGCTCATGCACTTAAAAATTCTGGAGCCAATGTTACTATCCTAAATAGAAGTAAGTCAAGGCTTGAAAATTTCAGCGAATTTAAAAATTTTACATGGGATACATTTGCGGGCAGTGAATTTCAGCTGGTTGTAAATACAACTTCTGCCGGACTAAATGACGATAGTTTGCCTGCGCCAATTGAAATTTTAGAGCCTATATTTAAAAGAGCCAAATTTGCTTTTGATGTAATATATAATAAGCCTACCTCATTTTTAAATATGGCTATTGCAAATGGAATTATTTGCAAAAACGGTTCTGATATGTTGCTTCATCAGGCTGTTTTGGCTCTAAATTTATTTTATTCCAACTCCCTTGATGAAAAAGTTATAGAAAAACACATGAGAGAGGCTTTTAATCTTTAA
- the pyk gene encoding pyruvate kinase yields the protein MIKKTKILATIGPASEGEEIIENLVKAGVNAFRLNFSHGTHDYHKANIEKIRRVEEKLNYRVGIFQDICGPKIRIGKLDKPFELKSGDIIEVHSGEIIGGQISPNRYKLSINQPQILPMLKEGEYIYLYDGSIRTKVIKSGNDAVEAVVENDGFLNSNKGVNFPNTKINIDVITEKDLKDMEFGAKNGVNFVAISFVQNANDILKAREILKSFGSKAKIYAKIEKFDAVENIDEIIRVSDGIMVARGDLGIEVPYYRVPTIQKLIIKKANEASKPVITATQMMLSMAEHETATRAEISDVANAVLDGTDAVMLSEESAIGKNPVAVVEAMRNTIVQVQQIYPFNKFDQFGYFDETDMVASSTTRLASQLKVDAILSVTGSGKSAIKMARYRPNIDIIAITHDEETAHSLTLAWGVMPAFTVKLEMLNMIIANTTKKAHKLGYIDHDKTYIMTAGYPAGIEGSTNMIRILKRDQIDYYLNIADDNS from the coding sequence ATGATAAAAAAGACAAAAATTTTAGCCACTATAGGTCCTGCAAGCGAAGGTGAAGAGATAATCGAAAATCTAGTTAAAGCTGGCGTAAATGCCTTTAGACTAAATTTTAGCCACGGCACACACGATTATCATAAGGCAAACATAGAAAAAATAAGAAGAGTCGAAGAGAAGCTAAACTACAGGGTAGGCATTTTTCAGGATATCTGTGGTCCAAAAATAAGAATAGGCAAGCTAGATAAACCCTTTGAGCTTAAATCAGGAGATATTATAGAGGTTCACTCCGGCGAAATAATAGGTGGGCAAATTTCACCAAATCGCTATAAACTTAGCATAAATCAGCCTCAAATTCTGCCTATGCTAAAAGAAGGCGAATACATCTACTTATATGATGGCTCAATACGCACAAAAGTTATAAAAAGCGGAAATGATGCGGTTGAAGCGGTTGTTGAAAATGATGGTTTTTTAAACTCAAACAAGGGAGTAAATTTCCCAAATACAAAGATCAATATTGATGTAATCACAGAAAAAGACCTAAAAGATATGGAATTTGGAGCCAAAAACGGAGTAAATTTCGTAGCAATCTCATTTGTGCAAAACGCCAATGACATCTTAAAGGCGAGAGAAATTTTAAAATCATTCGGCTCAAAAGCTAAAATTTATGCCAAGATAGAGAAATTTGATGCTGTTGAAAACATTGATGAGATTATAAGAGTAAGCGACGGTATAATGGTAGCTCGAGGGGACTTGGGCATAGAAGTGCCTTATTACAGAGTTCCTACAATTCAAAAGCTAATTATAAAAAAAGCGAATGAAGCTTCAAAGCCGGTCATAACGGCAACACAAATGATGCTAAGTATGGCAGAACACGAAACTGCAACAAGAGCTGAGATAAGCGACGTAGCAAATGCCGTCTTAGATGGAACAGATGCTGTAATGTTAAGCGAAGAGAGCGCTATAGGCAAAAATCCTGTCGCGGTCGTAGAGGCGATGAGAAATACGATAGTACAGGTTCAGCAAATTTATCCTTTTAATAAATTTGATCAATTTGGCTACTTCGACGAGACAGATATGGTGGCTTCAAGCACCACTCGCCTTGCTTCGCAATTAAAAGTTGATGCGATATTATCCGTAACCGGATCTGGAAAATCGGCTATAAAAATGGCAAGATATAGACCAAACATTGATATTATAGCAATTACTCACGATGAAGAGACTGCACACTCACTCACTCTTGCATGGGGGGTAATGCCGGCCTTTACGGTTAAGCTTGAGATGCTAAACATGATAATCGCAAATACGACAAAAAAAGCTCACAAACTAGGATATATAGATCACGATAAAACCTATATAATGACTGCCGGATACCCTGCCGGAATAGAGGGTAGCACAAATATGATACGTATCTTGAAGCGCGACCAGATAGACTACTATCTAAATATAGCCGACGATAATAGCTAA
- a CDS encoding TRAP transporter substrate-binding protein, with protein sequence MRKILAILMAMLVSTFAFANDGKKHKLKLASTWEGTTPVLGDAVKNFKTYVEDMSGGRIEIRIDYPSKHKSSFGILDFVKSGQYDLGYTASYYYKGKDPKTMFFTALPFGMTPAELHAWYEFGGGKELEAKVYDKHNIKVFSAGDTGTQMGGWFKKEIKSVDDLKGLKVRIPGFGGEVMAKIGSIINTIPTGELYMALEMGTIDAVEWVSPAFDMGLGFHKVAKYYYTGWQEPSAQTQFFVNKKVYQKLPDDLKAIIETASSRVASELYAKAYFDNINFWSKMKSEFPGIEIKSFPDDVMAALKNAANEILDQEAAKDPLFKEILDSQRSFLAKAREWTKISEFAYIQKASK encoded by the coding sequence ATGAGAAAAATTTTGGCTATTTTAATGGCTATGTTGGTTTCTACATTTGCGTTTGCTAATGATGGCAAGAAGCATAAACTAAAGCTTGCAAGCACATGGGAGGGCACAACACCTGTTTTAGGTGATGCCGTAAAGAATTTTAAAACATATGTTGAGGATATGTCAGGTGGCAGGATAGAGATTAGAATTGACTATCCGTCTAAACATAAGTCATCTTTTGGTATTCTTGATTTTGTAAAAAGCGGTCAATACGATCTTGGCTATACGGCATCTTATTACTACAAGGGAAAAGATCCTAAGACTATGTTTTTTACAGCTCTACCTTTTGGTATGACTCCTGCAGAACTTCATGCTTGGTATGAATTTGGCGGCGGTAAAGAGCTTGAGGCAAAAGTTTACGATAAGCACAATATTAAAGTATTTAGTGCAGGCGACACCGGTACTCAAATGGGCGGTTGGTTTAAAAAAGAGATAAAAAGCGTAGATGACCTAAAAGGTCTTAAGGTCAGAATTCCCGGCTTTGGCGGTGAAGTAATGGCTAAAATCGGCTCTATTATCAATACTATTCCTACAGGCGAGTTATATATGGCTCTTGAGATGGGGACTATAGATGCTGTAGAGTGGGTAAGTCCTGCATTTGATATGGGTCTTGGATTTCACAAAGTGGCTAAATACTACTATACGGGCTGGCAAGAGCCAAGTGCGCAAACTCAATTTTTTGTAAATAAAAAAGTTTATCAGAAGCTTCCTGATGATCTAAAAGCTATTATAGAGACTGCTTCTAGCAGGGTCGCAAGCGAGCTTTATGCAAAAGCTTATTTTGATAATATTAACTTTTGGAGCAAGATGAAATCAGAATTTCCTGGAATAGAGATTAAATCCTTCCCGGATGATGTTATGGCTGCTCTTAAAAATGCCGCAAATGAAATTTTGGATCAAGAGGCTGCTAAAGATCCGTTATTTAAAGAGATTTTAGACTCTCAAAGATCGTTTTTAGCAAAAGCTAGAGAGTGGACTAAGATATCTGAATTTGCCTATATTCAAAAGGCTTCTAAATAA
- the recR gene encoding recombination mediator RecR, with protein MRKGLEKFNELIAAFEKLPGVGKKSAQRFAYHVCLGDSFGGLKLAQSIEDAVRFTKKCQICSGLSEDEICDICSDETRDRALLAVVENPKDILILEQNGIYSGLYFVLEELTPKIIEDLKNCIIKNGTEEIIFALTPNINSDALIIFIEDQLKNLDVKFSKIAQGVPTGVSLENIDLLSLMKAIESRTKI; from the coding sequence TTGAGAAAAGGACTTGAGAAATTTAACGAGCTTATAGCAGCCTTTGAAAAGCTTCCTGGAGTTGGCAAAAAATCAGCCCAAAGATTTGCCTACCATGTTTGTTTAGGCGATAGCTTCGGAGGACTTAAGCTAGCTCAAAGTATAGAAGATGCGGTTAGGTTTACTAAAAAATGTCAAATTTGTAGCGGACTTAGCGAAGATGAAATTTGTGATATTTGTAGCGATGAAACGAGAGATAGAGCGTTACTAGCAGTAGTAGAAAATCCAAAAGACATCTTAATACTTGAACAAAACGGAATCTATTCAGGGCTTTACTTCGTGCTTGAAGAGCTTACCCCAAAAATCATAGAAGATTTAAAAAACTGCATTATTAAAAACGGCACAGAAGAGATTATATTCGCATTAACTCCAAATATAAACAGCGATGCGTTGATAATTTTCATAGAGGATCAACTTAAAAATTTAGATGTAAAATTTAGCAAGATCGCTCAAGGAGTCCCTACCGGAGTAAGTTTAGAAAATATCGATCTACTCTCGCTTATGAAAGCTATTGAGAGTAGAACGAAAATATAA
- a CDS encoding ArsS family sensor histidine kinase, protein MRYSITTKITVVFVIAFSLVCMLLFTFGNIQLNNMLEKVKDKQVSAINYLITLYEKSNPPSDLSHYFKNFGLSYIDNKNLVTEIVNNGHPVFAKQTPLGLIQSIHYRDNLFLQIKNPAFQILLESNDAKNINDPLWIGFFITVTLLVSLYISVINSLAPLKKLSKDIRKFASGNMEVEISAKTAQSDDEISRVAIEFDNAAAKIRELIKSRQLFLRTIMHELKTPIGKGRIVAEMVQNETQKNRLITIFEKLDMLINEFAKIEQLLSKSYALNYQECFFSIIMEQVRDMLMLDKFEERVICDFNDDMLLRVDFQLFALAVKNLVDNALKYADDKKAQVICTKNEIYIKNLGKPLEKPIEYYMQAFIREKNSNSAGMGLGLYIIDHICQMHKFNLSYSYEDGYHIFCINTKPKVAA, encoded by the coding sequence ATAAGATACTCTATCACCACTAAAATCACTGTAGTATTCGTAATCGCGTTTTCGCTTGTTTGTATGTTGCTATTTACATTTGGCAACATACAGCTTAATAATATGCTAGAAAAGGTCAAAGACAAGCAAGTAAGCGCGATAAATTATCTTATTACGCTATATGAAAAATCAAATCCGCCAAGCGATTTATCGCACTATTTTAAAAATTTTGGACTATCTTACATAGATAATAAAAATTTAGTCACAGAGATAGTAAATAACGGACATCCGGTGTTTGCTAAACAAACTCCTTTAGGGCTTATACAGTCAATTCACTACAGAGATAATCTATTTTTACAGATAAAAAATCCGGCATTTCAAATTTTGCTTGAAAGCAACGATGCAAAAAATATAAACGATCCGCTTTGGATAGGATTTTTTATTACGGTGACATTGCTTGTATCACTCTATATCTCTGTTATAAACTCTCTTGCTCCGCTTAAAAAGCTAAGTAAAGATATACGTAAATTTGCTAGCGGAAATATGGAGGTCGAAATATCAGCAAAGACTGCGCAGTCTGATGATGAAATTTCTCGTGTAGCAATTGAATTTGATAATGCAGCAGCCAAGATAAGAGAGCTTATAAAATCTAGGCAATTATTTTTACGAACAATAATGCACGAACTAAAAACTCCTATAGGCAAAGGTAGAATAGTGGCCGAAATGGTGCAAAACGAAACTCAAAAAAATCGTCTTATAACTATCTTTGAAAAGCTTGACATGCTAATAAACGAATTTGCAAAAATAGAGCAACTACTCTCAAAAAGCTATGCCCTAAACTATCAAGAGTGCTTCTTTTCTATAATAATGGAGCAGGTCAGAGATATGCTTATGCTTGATAAATTTGAAGAGAGAGTTATTTGTGACTTTAATGATGATATGCTTTTGAGAGTTGATTTTCAGCTATTTGCTTTGGCGGTTAAAAATTTAGTAGATAACGCCCTAAAATATGCTGATGATAAAAAAGCTCAGGTAATCTGTACCAAAAATGAAATTTATATTAAAAATTTAGGCAAGCCTCTTGAGAAACCTATAGAATACTATATGCAAGCCTTTATAAGAGAAAAAAATAGCAATAGCGCAGGAATGGGGCTTGGACTTTACATCATAGATCATATATGTCAAATGCACAAATTTAACTTATCTTATTCTTATGAAGATGGATATCATATATTTTGCATCAATACAAAACCCAAGGTAGCCGCTTGA
- a CDS encoding response regulator transcription factor produces the protein MINVLMIEDDPEFAQILSEYLDNFNIKVTNYEDPYLGLSAGIKNYDLLILDLTLPGIDGLEVCKEIREKYDIPIIISSARSDISDKVVGLQIGADDYLPKPYDPKEMHARIMSLIRRYKKSHENVEEVVDSAFRIDEKRHEIYYNNEALTLTPAEYEILTYLIKQHSFSVSREQLVYNCKSLKDKDSKSLDVIIGRLRTKIGDNSKNPRHIFSVRGIGYKLIG, from the coding sequence ATGATTAACGTTTTGATGATCGAAGACGATCCAGAATTTGCTCAAATTCTATCAGAATATTTAGATAATTTTAATATAAAAGTCACCAACTATGAAGATCCTTATCTTGGACTAAGTGCAGGCATCAAAAACTATGATTTACTAATTTTAGATCTTACGTTACCTGGCATAGACGGACTTGAGGTATGCAAAGAGATTCGCGAAAAATACGATATACCTATTATTATTTCATCGGCCAGAAGCGATATAAGCGATAAGGTCGTAGGACTTCAAATAGGGGCTGACGACTATCTTCCAAAGCCTTACGATCCAAAAGAGATGCACGCCAGAATAATGAGTTTAATTAGAAGATATAAAAAATCTCACGAAAACGTAGAAGAGGTAGTGGATTCAGCCTTTAGAATAGATGAAAAAAGACATGAAATTTATTACAACAATGAGGCGTTAACACTAACTCCTGCCGAATATGAAATTTTAACTTATCTTATCAAGCAACATAGCTTCTCAGTATCAAGAGAGCAACTTGTCTATAATTGCAAAAGCTTAAAAGACAAGGATTCAAAGAGCTTAGACGTAATCATAGGAAGACTGAGAACCAAGATAGGGGATAACTCAAAAAATCCAAGGCACATATTCTCGGTTCGCGGTATAGGCTATAAGCTAATAGGATGA